In a single window of the Streptomyces sp. NBC_00353 genome:
- a CDS encoding TetR/AcrR family transcriptional regulator, with protein sequence MAHTPVNEIVAARRPRRADARRNYDALLLAAREAFAAHGADASLEDIARRAGVGIGTLYRNFPSRTELFEAVYADEVDALCRVADEVAAEAPWQALTTWLRRFVDYMATKRAIRDAMDTQSAVFTSCRASMYEAGTPLLTRAQTAGEARTDITFDDLIRMVAGITGATYPEPDQRDHILNIALDGVRTHRP encoded by the coding sequence GTGGCGCACACCCCGGTGAACGAGATCGTCGCGGCCCGGCGCCCTCGCCGCGCCGACGCGCGACGCAATTACGACGCGCTGCTGCTCGCTGCCCGCGAGGCCTTCGCCGCGCACGGCGCCGACGCCTCACTCGAGGACATCGCACGCCGCGCAGGCGTCGGCATCGGCACGCTGTACCGCAACTTCCCCTCCCGTACCGAACTGTTCGAAGCGGTCTACGCGGACGAGGTCGACGCGCTGTGCCGGGTCGCCGACGAAGTCGCCGCAGAGGCCCCCTGGCAAGCACTCACCACATGGTTGCGCCGCTTCGTCGACTACATGGCCACCAAACGCGCGATCCGCGATGCAATGGACACACAGTCGGCCGTGTTCACCTCCTGCCGCGCGTCCATGTACGAAGCAGGCACCCCCCTCCTCACCCGTGCCCAGACAGCCGGCGAAGCCCGCACCGACATCACCTTCGACGACTTGATCCGCATGGTCGCCGGAATCACCGGAGCGACCTACCCCGAACCGGACCAACGCGACCACATCCTCAACATCGCCCTGGACGGCGTCCGCACCCACCGACCCTGA
- a CDS encoding MFS transporter, which translates to MSVPSRPRSSHRTTFAVLAAGSGVFSLLQSLIAPALPTVQHAMHTSQTTVTWVMTAYLLSASVFTPILGRVGDLLGKKRTLVAALLTVLAGCLLAALAPNIGVLIVARVVQGMGGALFPLSFGIIRDEFDASRVGSAISNLSAVIAAGSGLGIVLAGPTVAALDYHWLFWLPVIVVAVTVVLAVRHIPESPRRAEGSVHWLGAGLLSAWLVALLLPLSQAGSWGWGSARVLGLLAAAVVLFALWLLAEARAAHPLIDLRIMRLPAVWTTNTVALLFGAGMFALWSFLPAFTQTPDVAGYGFGAGVTGAGLLMLPMLVAMFFSGVLSGRLAPVFSAKAQLVTGSALAAAAGGLLTVLHAQAWQVALAAGIFGLGIGLAFASMATLIVHSVPATQTGAATGMNANIRTIGGSLGAAVTGLLVTARLQPTGLPQESGYTHGFALLTALCLAAALMALLIPSARTVLRRRDTGSPDGSRTPRETAGVVAE; encoded by the coding sequence GTGTCCGTACCATCTCGCCCGCGGTCCTCGCACCGCACCACCTTCGCCGTCCTCGCGGCCGGCTCGGGGGTTTTCTCCCTCCTGCAGTCGCTGATCGCGCCCGCCCTGCCCACCGTCCAGCACGCGATGCACACCTCGCAGACGACGGTGACCTGGGTGATGACGGCCTACCTGCTGTCCGCCTCGGTCTTCACCCCGATCCTGGGTCGCGTCGGCGATCTGCTCGGCAAGAAGCGCACGCTGGTCGCCGCGCTACTGACCGTACTCGCCGGCTGCCTGCTCGCCGCGCTCGCACCGAACATCGGCGTCCTGATCGTGGCGCGTGTCGTCCAGGGCATGGGCGGCGCCCTGTTCCCGCTCTCCTTCGGCATCATCCGTGACGAGTTCGACGCCTCACGGGTCGGCTCCGCCATCAGCAACCTCTCCGCGGTCATCGCGGCCGGCAGCGGCCTCGGCATCGTCCTGGCGGGGCCCACCGTGGCAGCGCTCGACTACCACTGGCTGTTCTGGCTGCCGGTCATCGTCGTCGCTGTGACCGTCGTGCTCGCCGTCCGGCACATACCCGAATCACCCCGGCGGGCCGAGGGCAGCGTCCACTGGCTCGGCGCCGGGCTGCTGTCGGCGTGGCTGGTGGCACTGCTGCTGCCGCTGAGCCAGGCGGGCTCCTGGGGATGGGGATCGGCCCGGGTCCTGGGCCTGCTCGCGGCCGCCGTCGTCCTGTTCGCCCTGTGGCTCCTCGCCGAGGCCCGGGCCGCGCATCCGTTGATCGACCTGCGGATCATGCGGCTGCCCGCCGTGTGGACGACCAACACGGTCGCACTGCTCTTCGGCGCGGGCATGTTCGCCCTGTGGTCGTTCCTGCCGGCCTTCACACAGACCCCGGACGTCGCCGGGTACGGGTTCGGGGCGGGCGTCACCGGAGCTGGTCTGCTCATGCTGCCGATGCTGGTCGCGATGTTCTTCTCCGGGGTGCTCAGCGGCCGCCTCGCGCCGGTGTTCAGTGCGAAGGCCCAGCTCGTCACCGGCTCCGCGCTCGCAGCGGCGGCCGGTGGGCTGCTCACCGTTCTGCACGCACAGGCCTGGCAGGTCGCTCTCGCCGCGGGCATCTTCGGCCTGGGCATCGGGCTGGCTTTCGCTTCGATGGCGACGCTCATCGTGCACAGCGTCCCGGCCACCCAGACCGGCGCGGCGACCGGCATGAACGCCAACATCCGTACGATCGGCGGCTCGCTGGGCGCCGCGGTCACCGGCCTCCTGGTCACGGCCCGTCTCCAGCCGACGGGCCTGCCCCAGGAGTCCGGCTACACCCACGGCTTCGCTCTCCTGACGGCCCTCTGCCTCGCCGCCGCTCTGATGGCCCTGCTGATCCCGTCCGCCCGCACGGTACTGCGGCGCCGGGACACCGGCTCCCCGGACGGCTCACGCACGCCGCGGGAGACGGCGGGAGTGGTTGCCGAGTAG